The following coding sequences lie in one Syngnathus scovelli strain Florida chromosome 1, RoL_Ssco_1.2, whole genome shotgun sequence genomic window:
- the LOC125986669 gene encoding uncharacterized protein isoform X1: protein MRTTLHLLLLLIPFGGYKGQPTFATETKKVGQSVSLECPRNSSEIQALHIWIRLASGSFPEILGQMSPLDKAEPETRTSKGGRRITVKQEPGKFVLQISQVQKIDTALYYCFELPSRFHKMTFLNGIFLLVKDVPEAETAVTAVNHDLQFNESRSRCSVFSRSGNKTCADGHNFYWLRAGPEDSNPHFIYTHDECEKVANGSMQKCIHAFHNTVDAGTYSCAVATCGHIFMAKATKVITKDPSKSDFLKTVIFVMAAALTLISFLSAFLIYKVKTKTFCCCIACLQTREETCSGVQQRTEDTLVYSAPTIVPRKSGKASQTRARKNEDFSTYTDVCLRET from the exons ATGCGGACGACGCTTcatctgctgctcctgctgatcCCGTTTGGAG GATACAAGGGTCAGCCCACCTTCGCAACAGAGACCAAAAAAGTTGGACAAAGTGTCTCTCTGGAATGTCCCCGCAACTCCTCTGAAATTCAGGCTCTTCATATTTGGATTCGACTTGCTTCTGGAAGCTTTCCAGAAATCTTAGGTCAGATGTCACCCCTTGATAAGGCAGAACCCGAAACTAGGACATCAAAGGGTGGACGTCGTATAACAGTCAAGCAAGAGCCAGGGAAGTTTGTTCTGCAAATTAGTCAGGTGCAAAAAATCGACACAGCGCTCTACTACTGTTTCGAATTGCCATCACGGTTtcataaaatgacatttttgaatGGAATATTTCTACTGGTCAAAG ACGTTCCAGAAGCAGAGACAGCCGTCACTGCTGTCAATCATGACTTGCAGTTCAACGAAAGCCGATCGCGGTGCTCTGTTTTCTCTCGCTCTGGGAACAAAACGTGTGCGGATGGACACAACTTTTATTGGCTCAGAGCTGGACCAGAGGATTCAAATCCCCACTTCATTTACACTCATGACGAATGTGAGAAAGTTGCAAATGGTTCCATGCAGAAATGCATTCACGCTTTCCATAACACCGTTGACGCCGGAACTTACTCTTGTGCTGTGGCCACATGTGGGCACATTTTTATGGCGAAGGCAACAAAGGTCATAACAAAAG ACCCCAGCAAGTCTGATTTCCTAAAGACTGTTATCTTCGTCATGGCTGCTGCTTTGACCTTAATCTCCTTCCTGTCAGCTTTTCTCATATACAAGGTCAAGACAAAAACGTTTTGTTGCTGCATAG CTTGTCTGCAAACTCGTGAAGAAACGTGCAGTGGTGTGCAGCAG AGAACCGAGGATACTTTGGTGTATTCCGCGCCGACCATTGTCCCCAGGAAAAGTGGCAAAGCCAGCCAAACGAGAGCGAGAAAAAATGAGGATTTTAGCACGTATACGGACGTCTGCCTCCGCGAAACCTAA
- the LOC137839542 gene encoding uncharacterized protein isoform X1: MRTTLHLLLLLIPFGGYTGQPTFTTETKKVGQSVSLECPRNPSELDAALTWIRLASGSFPEILRQMPFFDMPGPETGTSMSGHRITVKQEPGKFVLQISRVQKNDTALYYCFKWTKWFHKMTFLNGVFLQVKDDPKAETAITAVTHDLQFNERRSRCSFVSRSGNKTCADGHNFYWLRAGPEDSNPHFIYTHDECEKVAKGSVQECVHAFRNNVDAGTYSCAVATCGHIFMAKATKVNTQDGSKCDIHRSVVFVLGSALALSWIISTFLICKIKTEGCFYCKACFSKQSKNPCDAQGPPTLNKEENAHLNSTVVFSMVESNTLDQVWANYGPRATSGPRHRLIRPANPK; this comes from the exons ATGCGGACGACGCTTcatctgctgctcctgctgatcCCGTTTGGAG GATACACAGGTCAGCCCACCTTCACAACAGAGACCAAAAAAGTTGGACAAAGTGTCTCTCTGGAATGTCCCCGCAACCCCTCTGAACTTGATGCTGCTCTTACTTGGATTCGACTTGCTTCTGGAAGCTTTCCAGAAATCTTACGTCAGATGCCATTCTTTGATATGCCAGGACCCGAAACTGGGACATCAATGAGTGGACATCGTATTACAGTCAAGCAAGAGCCAGGGAAGTTTGTTCTGCAAATTAGTCGGGTGCAAAAAAACGACACGGCGCTCTACTACTGTTTCAAATGGACAAAGTGGTTtcataaaatgacatttttgaatGGAGTATTTTTACAGGTTAAAG ACGACCCAAAAGCAGAGACAGCCATCACTGCTGTCACTCATGACTTGCAGTTCAACGAGAGACGATCGCGGTGCTCGTTTGTCTCTCGCTCTGGTAATAAAACGTGTGCGGATGGACACAACTTTTATTGGCTCAGAGCTGGACCAGAGGATTCAAATCCCCACTTCATTTACACTCATGACGAATGTGAGAAAGTTGCAAAGGGCTCTGTGCAGGAATGCGTTCACGCTTTCCGTAACAACGTTGACGCCGGAACGTACTCCTGTGCTGTGGCCACATGTGGGCACATTTTTATGGCGAAGGCAACAAAGGTCAACACGCAAG ATGGCAGCAAATGTGATATACACAGGTCTGTCGTCTTTGTCTTGGGTTCTGCTTTGGCCTTAAGCTGGATCATATCAACCTTCCTCATATGCAAGATCAAGACAGAAGGCTGTTTTTACTGCAAAG CCTGTTTTTCAAAGCAAAGCAAGAACCCTTGTGATGCTCAAGGCCCTCCGACATTAAAT AAGGAAGAAAATGCCCACCTTAACTCAACTGTGGTTTTCAGCATGGTGGAAAGCAATACGCTAgatcaggtatgggcaaactacggcccgcgggccacatccggcccgcggcaccgtttaatccggcccgccaaccctaaataa
- the LOC125986669 gene encoding uncharacterized protein isoform X3 has protein sequence MRTTLHLLLLLIPFGGYKGQPTFATETKKVGQSVSLECPRNSSEIQALHIWIRLASGSFPEILGQMSPLDKAEPETRTSKGGRRITVKQEPGKFVLQISQVQKIDTALYYCFELPSRFHKMTFLNGIFLLVKDDPKAETAVTAVTHDLQFNESRSRCSFVSRSGNKTCADGHNFYWLRAGPEDSNPHFIYTHDECEKVANGSMQKCVHAFRNNVDAGTYSCAVATCGHIFMAKATKVNTQDPSKSDFLKTVIFVMAAALTLISFLSAFLIYKVKTKTFCCCIACLQTREETCSDVQQRTEDTLVYSAPTIVPRKSGKASQTRARKNEDFSTYTDVCLRET, from the exons ATGCGGACGACGCTTcatctgctgctcctgctgatcCCGTTTGGAG GATACAAGGGTCAGCCCACCTTCGCAACAGAGACCAAAAAAGTTGGACAAAGTGTCTCTCTGGAATGTCCCCGCAACTCCTCTGAAATTCAGGCTCTTCATATTTGGATTCGACTTGCTTCTGGAAGCTTTCCAGAAATCTTAGGTCAGATGTCACCCCTTGATAAGGCAGAACCCGAAACTAGGACATCAAAGGGTGGACGTCGTATAACAGTCAAGCAAGAGCCAGGGAAGTTTGTTCTGCAAATTAGTCAGGTGCAAAAAATCGACACAGCGCTCTACTACTGTTTCGAATTGCCATCACGGTTtcataaaatgacatttttgaatGGAATATTTCTACTGGTCAAAG ACGACCCAAAAGCAGAGACAGCCGTCACTGCTGTCACTCATGACTTGCAGTTCAACGAGAGCCGATCGCGGTGCTCGTTTGTCTCTCGCTCTGGTAATAAAACGTGTGCGGATGGACACAACTTTTATTGGCTCAGAGCTGGACCAGAGGATTCAAATCCCCACTTCATTTACACTCATGACGAATGTGAGAAAGTTGCAAATGGTTCCATGCAGAAATGCGTTCACGCTTTCCGTAACAACGTTGACGCCGGAACGTACTCCTGTGCTGTGGCCACATGTGGGCACATTTTTATGGCGAAGGCAACAAAGGTCAACACGCAAG ACCCCAGCAAGTCTGATTTCCTAAAGACTGTTATCTTCGTCATGGCTGCTGCTTTGACCTTAATCTCCTTCCTGTCAGCTTTTCTCATATACAAGGTCAAGACAAAAACGTTTTGTTGCTGCATAG CTTGTCTGCAAACTCGTGAAGAAACGTGCAGTGATGTGCAGCAG AGAACCGAGGATACTTTGGTGTATTCCGCGCCGACCATTGTCCCCAGGAAAAGTGGCAAAGCCAGCCAAACGAGAGCGAGAAAAAATGAGGATTTTAGCACGTATACGGACGTCTGCCTCCGCGAAACCTAA
- the LOC137839542 gene encoding uncharacterized protein isoform X2, translated as MRTTLHLLLLLIPFGGYTGQPTFTTETKKVGQSVSLECPRNPSELDAALTWIRLASGSFPEILRQMPFFDMPGPETGTSMSGHRITVKQEPGKFVLQISRVQKNDTALYYCFKWTKWFHKMTFLNGVFLQVKDDPKAETAITAVTHDLQFNERRSRCSFVSRSGNKTCADGHNFYWLRAGPEDSNPHFIYTHDECEKVAKGSVQECVHAFRNNVDAGTYSCAVATCGHIFMAKATKVNTQDGSKCDIHRSVVFVLGSALALSWIISTFLICKIKTEGCFYCKACFSKQSKNPCDAQGPPTLNKEENAHLNSTVVFSMVESNTLDQIPLTVLPF; from the exons ATGCGGACGACGCTTcatctgctgctcctgctgatcCCGTTTGGAG GATACACAGGTCAGCCCACCTTCACAACAGAGACCAAAAAAGTTGGACAAAGTGTCTCTCTGGAATGTCCCCGCAACCCCTCTGAACTTGATGCTGCTCTTACTTGGATTCGACTTGCTTCTGGAAGCTTTCCAGAAATCTTACGTCAGATGCCATTCTTTGATATGCCAGGACCCGAAACTGGGACATCAATGAGTGGACATCGTATTACAGTCAAGCAAGAGCCAGGGAAGTTTGTTCTGCAAATTAGTCGGGTGCAAAAAAACGACACGGCGCTCTACTACTGTTTCAAATGGACAAAGTGGTTtcataaaatgacatttttgaatGGAGTATTTTTACAGGTTAAAG ACGACCCAAAAGCAGAGACAGCCATCACTGCTGTCACTCATGACTTGCAGTTCAACGAGAGACGATCGCGGTGCTCGTTTGTCTCTCGCTCTGGTAATAAAACGTGTGCGGATGGACACAACTTTTATTGGCTCAGAGCTGGACCAGAGGATTCAAATCCCCACTTCATTTACACTCATGACGAATGTGAGAAAGTTGCAAAGGGCTCTGTGCAGGAATGCGTTCACGCTTTCCGTAACAACGTTGACGCCGGAACGTACTCCTGTGCTGTGGCCACATGTGGGCACATTTTTATGGCGAAGGCAACAAAGGTCAACACGCAAG ATGGCAGCAAATGTGATATACACAGGTCTGTCGTCTTTGTCTTGGGTTCTGCTTTGGCCTTAAGCTGGATCATATCAACCTTCCTCATATGCAAGATCAAGACAGAAGGCTGTTTTTACTGCAAAG CCTGTTTTTCAAAGCAAAGCAAGAACCCTTGTGATGCTCAAGGCCCTCCGACATTAAAT AAGGAAGAAAATGCCCACCTTAACTCAACTGTGGTTTTCAGCATGGTGGAAAGCAATACGCTAgatcag atacccctcaccgtgttgccgttttga
- the LOC125986650 gene encoding uncharacterized protein, whose translation MRTTLLLLLLLIPFGGYKGQPTFATETKKVGQSVSLECPSNSSEIQALHIWIRLASGSFPEILGQMSAIDMAEPETRTSKSGRRITVKQEPGKFVLQISQVQKIDTALYYCFELPSRFHKMTFLNGIFLLVKDIPEAETAVTAVTHDLQFNESRSRCSVFSRSGNKTCEDGHNFYWLRAGPEDSNPHFIYTHDECEKVAKGSMQQCVHAFRNTVDAGTYSCAVATCGHIFMAKATKVNTQDGSKCDIHRSVVFVLGSALALSWIISTFLICKIKTEGCFYCKAYFSKQSKNPCDAQGPPTLNREENARLNSTVVFSMMESNTLDAAQTKASLMTCTVRAKS comes from the exons ATGCGGACGACGCTTcttctgctgctcctgctgatcCCGTTTGGAG GATACAAGGGTCAGCCCACCTTCGCAACAGAGACCAAAAAAGTTGGACAAAGTGTCTCTCTGGAATGTCCCAGCAACTCCTCTGAAATTCAGGCTCTTCATATTTGGATTCGACTTGCTTCTGGAAGCTTTCCAGAAATCTTAGGTCAGATGTCAGCCATTGATATGGCAGAACCCGAAACTAGGACATCAAAGAGTGGACGTCGTATAACAGTCAAGCAAGAGCCAGGGAAGTTTGTTCTGCAAATTAGTCAGGTGCAAAAAATCGACACAGCGCTCTACTACTGTTTCGAATTGCCATCACGGTTtcataaaatgacatttttgaatGGAATATTTCTATTGGTCAAAG ACATTCCAGAAGCAGAGACAGCCGTCACTGCTGTCACTCATGACTTGCAGTTCAACGAGAGCCGATCGCGGTGCTCTGTTTTCTCTCGCTCTGGGAACAAAACGTGTGAGGATGGACACAACTTTTATTGGCTCCGAGCTGGACCAGAGGATTCAAATCCCCATTTCATTTACACTCATGACGAATGTGAGAAAGTTGCAAAGGGCTCCATGCAGCAATGCGTTCACGCTTTCCGTAACACCGTTGACGCCGGAACGTACTCTTGTGCTGTGGCCACATGTGGGCACATTTTTATGGCGAAGGCAACAAAGGTCAACACGCAAG ATGGCAGCAAATGTGATATACACAGGTCTGTCGTCTTTGTCTTGGGTTCTGCTTTGGCCTTAAGCTGGATCATATCAACCTTCCTCATATGCAAGATCAAGACAGAAGGCTGTTTTTACTGCAAAG CCTATTTTTCAAAGCAAAGCAAGAACCCTTGTGATGCTCAAGGCCCTCCGACATTAAAT AGGGAAGAAAATGCCCGCCTTAACTCAACTGTGGTTTTCAGCATGATGGAAAGCAATACGCTAGATGCAGCACAAACCAAGGCTTCACTCATGACTTGCACCGTACGTGCTAAAAGCTAG
- the LOC137840084 gene encoding uncharacterized protein isoform X1 translates to MRTTLHLLLLLIPFGGYKGQPTFATETKKVGQSVSLECPRNSSEIQALHIWIRLASGSFPEILGQMPSFDIAETGTSKSGRRITVKQEPGKFVLQISRVQKNDTALYYCFKWTKWFHKMTFLNGVFLQVKDDPKAETAVTAVTHDLQFNESRSRCSFVFRSGNKTCADGHNFYWLRAGPEDSNPHFIYTHDECEKVANGSMQKCIHAFHNTVDAGTYSCAVATCGHIFMAKATKVITKDPSKSDFLKTVIFVMAAALTLISFLSAFLIYKVKTKTFCCCIACLQTREETCSDVQQRTEDTLVYSAPTIVPRKSGKASQTRARKNEDFSTYTDVCLHET, encoded by the exons ATGCGGACGACGCTTcatctgctgctcctgctgatcCCGTTTGGAG GATACAAGGGTCAGCCCACCTTCGCAACAGAGACCAAAAAAGTTGGACAAAGTGTCTCTCTGGAATGTCCCCGCAACTCCTCTGAAATTCAGGCTCTTCATATTTGGATTCGACTTGCTTCTGGAAGCTTTCCAGAAATCTTAGGTCAGATGCCATCCTTTGATATCGCAGAAACTGGGACATCAAAGAGTGGACGTCGTATAACAGTCAAGCAAGAGCCAGGGAAGTTTGTTCTGCAAATTAGTCGGGTGCAAAAAAACGACACGGCGCTCTACTACTGTTTCAAATGGACAAAGTGGTTtcataaaatgacatttttgaatGGAGTATTTTTACAGGTTAAAG ACGACCCAAAAGCAGAGACAGCCGTCACTGCTGTCACTCATGACTTGCAGTTCAACGAGAGCCGATCGCGGTGCTCGTTTGTCTTTCGCTCTGGTAATAAAACGTGTGCGGATGGACACAACTTTTATTGGCTCAGAGCTGGACCAGAGGATTCAAATCCCCACTTCATTTACACTCATGACGAATGTGAGAAAGTTGCAAATGGTTCCATGCAGAAATGCATTCACGCTTTCCATAACACCGTTGACGCCGGAACTTACTCTTGTGCTGTGGCCACATGTGGGCACATTTTTATGGCGAAGGCAACAAAGGTCATAACAAAAG ACCCCAGCAAGTCTGATTTCCTAAAGACTGTTATCTTCGTCATGGCTGCTGCTTTGACCTTAATCTCCTTCCTGTCAGCTTTTCTCATATACAAGGTCAAGACAAAAACGTTTTGTTGCTGCATAG CTTGTCTGCAAACTCGTGAAGAAACGTGCAGTGATGTGCAGCAG AGAACCGAGGATACTTTGGTGTATTCTGCGCCGACCATTGTCCCCAGGAAAAGTGGCAAAGCCAGCCAAACGAGAGCGAGAAAAAATGAGGATTTTAGCACGTATACGGACGTCTGCCTCCACGAAACCTAA
- the LOC125986669 gene encoding uncharacterized protein isoform X2, giving the protein MRTTLHLLLLLIPFGGYTGQPTFTTETKEVGQSVSLECPRNPSELDAALTWIRLASGSFPEILRQMPSFDMPGPETGTSMSGHRITVKQEPGKFVLQISRVQKNDTALYYCFKWTKWFHKMSFLNGVFLQVKDDPKAETAVTAVTHDLQFNESRSRCSFVSRSGNKTCADGHNFYWLRAGPEDSNPHFIYTHDECEKVANGSMQKCVHAFRNNVDAGTYSCAVATCGHIFMAKATKVNTQDPSKSDFLKTVIFVMAAALTLISFLSAFLIYKVKTKTFCCCIACLQTREETCSDVQQRTEDTLVYSAPTIVPRKSGKASQTRARKNEDFSTYTDVCLRET; this is encoded by the exons ATGCGGACAACGCTTcatctgctgctcctgctgatcCCGTTTGGAG GATACACGGGTCAGCCCACTTTCACAACAGAAACTAAAGAAGTTGGACAAAGTGTCTCTCTGGAATGTCCCCGCAACCCCTCTGAACTTGATGCTGCTCTTACTTGGATTCGACTTGCTTCTGGAAGCTTTCCAGAAATCTTACGTCAGATGCCATCCTTTGATATGCCAGGACCCGAAACTGGGACATCAATGAGTGGACATCGTATTACAGTCAAGCAAGAGCCAGGGAAGTTTGTTCTGCAAATTAGTCGGGTGCAAAAAAACGACACGGCGCTCTACTACTGTTTCAAATGGACAAAGTGGTTtcataaaatgtcatttttgaatGGAGTATTTTTACAGGTTAAAG ACGACCCAAAAGCAGAGACAGCCGTCACTGCTGTCACTCATGACTTGCAGTTCAACGAGAGCCGATCGCGGTGCTCGTTTGTCTCTCGCTCTGGTAATAAAACGTGTGCGGATGGACACAACTTTTATTGGCTCAGAGCTGGACCAGAGGATTCAAATCCCCACTTCATTTACACTCATGACGAATGTGAGAAAGTTGCAAATGGTTCCATGCAGAAATGCGTTCACGCTTTCCGTAACAACGTTGACGCCGGAACGTACTCCTGTGCTGTGGCCACATGTGGGCACATTTTTATGGCGAAGGCAACAAAGGTCAACACGCAAG ACCCCAGCAAGTCTGATTTCCTAAAGACTGTTATCTTCGTCATGGCTGCTGCTTTGACCTTAATCTCCTTCCTGTCAGCTTTTCTCATATACAAGGTCAAGACAAAAACGTTTTGTTGCTGCATAG CTTGTCTGCAAACTCGTGAAGAAACGTGCAGTGATGTGCAGCAG AGAACCGAGGATACTTTGGTGTATTCCGCGCCGACCATTGTCCCCAGGAAAAGTGGCAAAGCCAGCCAAACGAGAGCGAGAAAAAATGAGGATTTTAGCACGTATACGGACGTCTGCCTCCGCGAAACCTAA
- the LOC137840084 gene encoding uncharacterized protein isoform X2 — MRTTLHLLLLLIPFGGYKGQPTFATETKKVGQSVSLECPRNSSEIQALHIWIRLASGSFPEILGQMPSFDIAETGTSKSGRRITVKQEPGKFVLQISRVQKNDTALYYCFKWTKWFHKMTFLNGVFLQVKDDPKAETAVTAVTHDLQFNESRSRCSFVFRSGNKTCADGHNFYWLRAGPEDSNPHFIYTHDECEKVANGSMQKCIHAFHNTVDAGTYSCAVATCGHIFMAKATKVITKDPSKSDFLKTVIFVMAAALTLISFLSAFLIYKVKTKTFCCCIACLQTREETCSDVQQRTEDTLVYSAPTIVPRKSGKASQTRARKNEDFSTYTDVCLHET; from the exons GATACAAGGGTCAGCCCACCTTCGCAACAGAGACCAAAAAAGTTGGACAAAGTGTCTCTCTGGAATGTCCCCGCAACTCCTCTGAAATTCAGGCTCTTCATATTTGGATTCGACTTGCTTCTGGAAGCTTTCCAGAAATCTTAGGTCAGATGCCATCCTTTGATATCGCAGAAACTGGGACATCAAAGAGTGGACGTCGTATAACAGTCAAGCAAGAGCCAGGGAAGTTTGTTCTGCAAATTAGTCGGGTGCAAAAAAACGACACGGCGCTCTACTACTGTTTCAAATGGACAAAGTGGTTtcataaaatgacatttttgaatGGAGTATTTTTACAGGTTAAAG ACGACCCAAAAGCAGAGACAGCCGTCACTGCTGTCACTCATGACTTGCAGTTCAACGAGAGCCGATCGCGGTGCTCGTTTGTCTTTCGCTCTGGTAATAAAACGTGTGCGGATGGACACAACTTTTATTGGCTCAGAGCTGGACCAGAGGATTCAAATCCCCACTTCATTTACACTCATGACGAATGTGAGAAAGTTGCAAATGGTTCCATGCAGAAATGCATTCACGCTTTCCATAACACCGTTGACGCCGGAACTTACTCTTGTGCTGTGGCCACATGTGGGCACATTTTTATGGCGAAGGCAACAAAGGTCATAACAAAAG ACCCCAGCAAGTCTGATTTCCTAAAGACTGTTATCTTCGTCATGGCTGCTGCTTTGACCTTAATCTCCTTCCTGTCAGCTTTTCTCATATACAAGGTCAAGACAAAAACGTTTTGTTGCTGCATAG CTTGTCTGCAAACTCGTGAAGAAACGTGCAGTGATGTGCAGCAG AGAACCGAGGATACTTTGGTGTATTCTGCGCCGACCATTGTCCCCAGGAAAAGTGGCAAAGCCAGCCAAACGAGAGCGAGAAAAAATGAGGATTTTAGCACGTATACGGACGTCTGCCTCCACGAAACCTAA